One window of Methanogenium organophilum genomic DNA carries:
- the fdhD gene encoding formate dehydrogenase accessory sulfurtransferase FdhD encodes MFTDTYPGIRVEDGIPRKITDEVIREDRFSLYLNNVHIMDQIASNDMVRELGAGFFICEGLCDTVESVKVEGTDIWVEADAREDVTLEMRTGGGHGIHQSKPGTIASSLTIPPEEVYAATAQIMSDTWQKTGGVHCSVLLKDGTVVAKSCDIGRHNTVDKVVGAAELERTDRSLCYIGCTGRQPSGMVGKVANAGIPILISRAAPTNKGIDLAEKTGITLINFSRERRFTIFAHPERISGINDKLTDKPDGNTHE; translated from the coding sequence ATGTTCACTGACACATACCCCGGAATCCGGGTTGAGGATGGTATACCCCGGAAAATTACTGATGAGGTCATACGGGAAGACCGGTTTTCCCTCTACCTAAACAATGTCCACATCATGGATCAAATCGCGAGCAACGATATGGTGAGAGAACTCGGAGCAGGATTTTTTATCTGTGAAGGGCTTTGTGATACTGTCGAGTCGGTGAAAGTGGAAGGTACTGACATATGGGTGGAAGCCGATGCGAGAGAAGATGTAACCCTTGAGATGCGCACAGGAGGGGGACATGGAATTCATCAGAGCAAACCCGGAACCATCGCATCATCTCTCACGATTCCACCCGAAGAAGTGTATGCAGCCACAGCTCAAATCATGTCGGACACCTGGCAAAAAACAGGAGGAGTGCACTGTTCTGTTCTCCTAAAAGATGGAACTGTTGTCGCAAAAAGCTGTGATATCGGGCGTCATAATACCGTGGACAAGGTTGTCGGAGCAGCTGAATTGGAACGAACAGACCGTTCCCTCTGTTACATCGGCTGCACGGGAAGACAACCTTCAGGGATGGTAGGAAAAGTGGCAAATGCTGGAATACCAATACTCATCTCACGGGCAGCTCCGACAAATAAAGGAATTGACCTCGCAGAGAAAACAGGAATTACCCTTATTAATTTTTCACGCGAACGAAGGTTCACAATATTTGCACACCCGGAGCGAATTTCGGGGATCAATGATAAACTTACGGACAAACCGGACGGTAACACACATGAGTGA
- a CDS encoding DUF1890 family protein, which translates to MSEKNIIQKKPDSALLLLGCPQVPIQTSAALYLSGMLRRNNVDVTIAGTKSARALVEMADIDAQYTGKLQDIDRIIDHMSDGDFDADVSFVFVHNEAGVAYAATVQAISSGNVIAVVFGSETQARTSELDEIGCPAVTAQGSHNPLPLKRKIDGVLSWDA; encoded by the coding sequence ATGAGTGAGAAGAACATTATTCAGAAAAAACCGGATTCAGCATTACTCCTGCTCGGATGCCCACAGGTTCCCATACAGACGAGTGCAGCACTGTACTTAAGCGGAATGCTTCGCAGAAACAATGTTGACGTAACAATTGCAGGAACAAAATCAGCACGGGCATTGGTCGAAATGGCAGATATCGATGCACAATACACCGGAAAACTGCAGGATATTGATCGCATCATTGACCATATGTCAGACGGTGACTTCGATGCAGACGTTTCGTTTGTTTTTGTCCATAATGAGGCAGGAGTGGCATATGCAGCTACTGTGCAGGCAATCTCATCCGGAAACGTGATCGCAGTCGTCTTCGGGAGTGAAACACAGGCACGGACAAGTGAACTGGATGAGATTGGATGTCCGGCAGTCACCGCCCAGGGAAGCCACAATCCCCTGCCGCTGAAAAGAAAAATTGATGGGGTATTATCATGGGATGCATAG
- a CDS encoding DUF1894 domain-containing protein: MGCIEKLNYEVIDKHISFKEGATYVSKNCSEIYEVEPGFKLFDKVIIGIPPIRIGIDGDVITFPFTKPCYGTFLLRVSDAEEADMLRRKAKMIKH; encoded by the coding sequence ATGGGATGCATAGAAAAACTGAATTATGAGGTCATAGATAAACACATCTCGTTTAAAGAGGGCGCCACGTATGTTTCCAAAAATTGTTCGGAAATCTATGAAGTCGAACCAGGATTCAAACTATTTGATAAAGTAATTATCGGAATACCTCCCATCCGAATAGGAATCGATGGCGATGTCATTACATTTCCATTCACAAAACCCTGCTATGGAACCTTCCTCCTCCGTGTCAGTGATGCCGAAGAAGCGGATATGCTGCGAAGAAAAGCAAAAATGATCAAACACTAA
- a CDS encoding U32 family peptidase, translated as MHSTEVPELLAPAGSPDALIAAVSAGADAVYLGGDLYGARRNAVNFGKSEMEWALRYCHTRGVRVYVTLNILLSDAELQGAVQYAYWLYEQGVDAVIVQDVGLADILHTHIPALVLHASTQMTILSKEGLGWVHALGCSRVVLPRELTIQEISALYAGSDDRYPAPEVFVHGALCYAYSGQCLLSSLIGGRSGNRGSCAQPCRREYTLLCGAADVWGLPAPNTLTAVKKQYLLSPRDLCVYPHISEIIKSPAVSLKIEGRMKSPEYVATVVSVYRKALDEAKSGAFVPTEADILTLNAAFNREFTGGYLLDKKSGTVMGPEAPGNRGVHIGTVSSYNPRKKLAEISLNGVYSPVVGDGLSFSGNGDGFSGGTVLRKTPDIRNRKCQVHVPMHVRSGDAVYLTKSGRDALAADELIRNKGSRMVPIHLSLKMEDNVPVMNGTAFLRTGEISVTFKADFAFSLAKNRPVAAETVTDLLSRTGDTPYFIESFSSDYSGGLFAPIGEITRFRREFFGALEEAIVRSFVPGKIEFNAIPDGSVCNAARESGTTSPSHLPLHDVEISVYASDCDTVRGALEGGCRKIYFEPQGRPGDGRVWNAAETKDWLMSEISAASALCAEYGADIIWKWPRITRQHFLDAACCILPSLQKSGVRGVMVENIGALAALRGVDSAISIYGGTGLNIFNSHSAAICGRDCVSVTLSPELSLSSIQVLVSELLSDERTGTIPECIIHGSAELVVSEDCVIATAAGTCPGCRGLAGTGNWFGLKDAKGHVFPATIDRECRTHIWNSRETCMIDHLHSLLDAGIRSVAIDCRIRNGRYAHAVVRAYMSAFELLSAGTGMNDKDIQALKDEIQQIASGGITTGHFLKGVIEKEKKIFSV; from the coding sequence ATGCATTCTACTGAGGTACCTGAACTTCTTGCACCAGCCGGTTCCCCGGATGCGTTGATCGCTGCGGTTTCAGCGGGGGCCGATGCGGTTTATCTGGGGGGGGACCTGTATGGGGCCCGACGGAATGCAGTCAATTTCGGCAAATCCGAGATGGAATGGGCGCTTCGATATTGCCACACGCGTGGTGTCAGGGTATATGTAACACTGAACATTCTGCTTTCAGACGCTGAACTGCAGGGCGCGGTACAGTATGCATACTGGCTGTATGAACAGGGTGTCGATGCAGTGATTGTGCAGGATGTGGGGCTCGCAGATATTCTTCATACCCATATTCCTGCTCTGGTTCTGCATGCATCAACGCAGATGACCATACTCTCAAAAGAGGGCCTTGGATGGGTGCATGCACTGGGTTGTTCCCGTGTAGTCCTTCCCCGCGAACTTACCATTCAGGAAATTTCAGCACTTTATGCCGGTTCGGACGACCGGTATCCTGCACCGGAAGTGTTCGTCCACGGTGCACTCTGCTATGCCTATTCCGGACAATGCCTTCTTTCATCGCTGATAGGAGGCAGAAGCGGGAACCGAGGATCCTGTGCCCAGCCATGCCGCAGGGAATATACTTTACTTTGCGGTGCTGCAGATGTTTGGGGACTTCCGGCACCGAACACTCTTACTGCTGTTAAGAAACAGTATCTTCTCTCTCCACGGGATCTCTGCGTATACCCCCATATCTCTGAGATCATCAAATCCCCGGCGGTATCCCTCAAAATCGAAGGGCGCATGAAATCTCCTGAATATGTTGCGACTGTTGTCTCTGTCTACCGGAAGGCACTTGATGAAGCGAAGTCAGGAGCGTTTGTTCCGACAGAGGCTGACATCCTGACATTAAATGCAGCATTTAACCGTGAATTTACCGGGGGGTATCTGCTGGACAAAAAGAGCGGGACCGTGATGGGGCCGGAAGCACCGGGAAACAGGGGTGTGCATATCGGGACGGTCTCCTCATACAATCCCCGGAAGAAACTGGCTGAAATATCTCTGAACGGGGTATATTCTCCTGTTGTGGGAGATGGACTCTCGTTTTCCGGTAACGGGGACGGATTTTCGGGGGGAACTGTTCTCAGAAAGACGCCTGATATCCGCAACCGAAAATGTCAGGTGCATGTTCCCATGCATGTGCGTTCCGGGGACGCCGTCTATCTCACAAAATCCGGGAGGGATGCCTTAGCTGCAGATGAACTCATCAGGAACAAAGGGTCCCGGATGGTTCCGATTCACCTCAGTCTGAAAATGGAAGATAACGTGCCTGTCATGAATGGAACGGCATTTCTCAGAACCGGAGAGATATCTGTAACATTTAAGGCAGATTTTGCCTTTTCATTGGCAAAGAATCGCCCTGTTGCCGCAGAAACGGTTACCGATCTGCTCTCCCGGACAGGGGATACGCCCTATTTCATCGAGTCCTTTTCATCGGACTACTCCGGCGGATTATTTGCGCCGATAGGTGAAATTACCCGATTCAGACGTGAATTTTTTGGTGCGCTTGAGGAGGCCATTGTCCGTTCGTTTGTACCCGGAAAAATCGAATTTAATGCCATTCCAGATGGATCTGTCTGCAATGCTGCACGAGAATCGGGCACCACATCTCCCTCCCATCTTCCGCTCCATGATGTCGAAATTTCAGTGTATGCTTCTGACTGTGATACGGTGCGGGGGGCGCTGGAAGGTGGGTGCAGGAAGATTTACTTTGAACCACAGGGAAGACCGGGGGATGGCAGGGTATGGAATGCTGCCGAAACCAAAGACTGGCTGATGTCAGAAATTTCCGCAGCATCAGCCCTTTGTGCAGAATATGGTGCTGATATCATCTGGAAATGGCCACGCATCACACGGCAGCATTTTCTGGATGCTGCATGCTGTATTCTTCCATCCCTGCAAAAATCAGGTGTACGGGGAGTAATGGTTGAAAATATCGGTGCTCTTGCTGCGCTCAGAGGAGTCGATTCTGCCATCTCAATATACGGGGGAACCGGGCTGAATATATTCAACAGCCATTCTGCCGCCATATGTGGCCGTGACTGTGTCTCTGTGACTCTTTCTCCGGAACTCTCTCTTTCGTCAATACAGGTACTGGTATCCGAACTGCTTTCGGATGAGAGAACCGGAACAATTCCTGAATGTATCATTCACGGCTCTGCTGAACTTGTCGTGAGTGAAGACTGTGTTATTGCAACAGCAGCGGGAACGTGTCCCGGATGCAGGGGGCTTGCAGGTACGGGGAATTGGTTTGGGCTGAAAGATGCCAAAGGGCATGTTTTCCCGGCAACTATAGATCGCGAATGCCGGACTCATATCTGGAATTCCCGTGAAACCTGCATGATTGACCATCTGCATTCACTTCTGGACGCAGGTATCCGATCTGTTGCCATTGATTGTCGTATCAGAAACGGCAGGTATGCACATGCCGTCGTGCGTGCATATATGTCCGCGTTTGAATTATTGTCTGCCGGAACCGGTATGAATGATAAGGATATTCAGGCGCTGAAGGATGAGATCCAACAGATTGCATCCGGAGGTATTACCACCGGGCATTTCCTGAAAGGAGTCATTGAAAAAGAGAAGAAGATCTTTAGTGTTTGA
- a CDS encoding polymer-forming cytoskeletal protein, whose translation MEKGGQDWFEQCILPDNTELQEHTLKTDRIIVIGDRCKIDYGLEGNEIVVCEFSTINGDIRAGGDVRIDNFCEVQGDVYATEDAYLGEGVKIRGRLIVNGDLDIGDNVQIEKGFEAKGWISIRNPLPVLTYIVLYLVTLLGIEKEEEISEIMQKLFGYDEHEAAEMPLMIPSNSVLDMETFAVPKSMTIGADCRLHGNIRAGSVTVDTGNTIFGSLRAEGDITLAPNNDIHGNIYSAGNVVICEGVHVLGDVQCSNLTLNEEARLDGTIKAPLGVRIVREKC comes from the coding sequence ATGGAGAAAGGTGGACAGGATTGGTTTGAACAATGTATCCTTCCGGATAATACTGAACTCCAGGAACATACACTGAAAACGGACAGGATTATTGTCATTGGGGACCGGTGCAAAATAGACTATGGTCTCGAAGGCAACGAAATTGTTGTGTGCGAATTCAGTACCATAAATGGTGACATCCGTGCCGGAGGGGATGTACGAATTGACAATTTCTGTGAAGTGCAGGGGGATGTGTATGCCACAGAGGATGCATATCTTGGTGAAGGGGTCAAAATCAGGGGGCGTCTGATAGTAAACGGCGATCTGGATATCGGGGATAATGTCCAGATTGAGAAGGGTTTTGAGGCAAAGGGATGGATCTCAATCAGAAACCCGCTTCCTGTTCTGACGTATATCGTATTATATCTCGTAACTCTCCTTGGAATTGAAAAGGAAGAAGAAATATCCGAGATTATGCAGAAACTTTTTGGATATGATGAGCATGAAGCAGCAGAAATGCCCCTGATGATCCCTTCAAATTCAGTTCTCGACATGGAGACATTTGCTGTTCCAAAGTCGATGACAATTGGTGCAGACTGCCGTCTTCATGGTAATATCAGGGCAGGTTCGGTGACTGTTGATACCGGAAATACGATCTTTGGAAGTCTTCGTGCAGAAGGGGACATTACGCTTGCTCCAAACAACGACATTCATGGCAATATCTATTCAGCCGGAAATGTTGTCATCTGTGAGGGAGTGCATGTCCTGGGAGATGTCCAGTGCTCGAATCTGACACTAAATGAAGAAGCACGTCTGGATGGAACGATTAAGGCACCATTGGGTGTTCGGATTGTGAGAGAAAAATGCTGA
- a CDS encoding 30S ribosomal protein S3ae, translated as MARRKKQVGRRVEGWKAKSWYKVYAPEYFDRAYLGETIAGDAQKVVGRVMRTTLGEMTSDYSKQNVKMNFKVTNVGGDSAYTEFVGHEVTKDYLRAMVKRRTSRIDSLVMLTTKEGRKIRVTASCFTISRADMSQAKAIRSTITQYLIAKSSSMTYEQFVRDMVLGELSREIFKIVKKIYPTRRVEIIKSKGEEKATGKARVVVEEPVAEAEPVAETEQVTEEETTADSEVPAEDVQEEEN; from the coding sequence ATGGCAAGACGAAAAAAACAAGTTGGACGAAGAGTAGAAGGCTGGAAAGCAAAGAGCTGGTACAAGGTATACGCACCCGAGTATTTCGACCGTGCATATCTTGGTGAAACCATTGCAGGTGACGCACAGAAGGTTGTCGGCAGAGTTATGAGAACCACACTCGGTGAGATGACCTCTGACTATTCCAAGCAGAACGTTAAGATGAATTTCAAGGTCACCAATGTCGGCGGCGACTCTGCATACACAGAATTCGTCGGACACGAAGTGACAAAGGACTACCTTCGTGCAATGGTCAAGCGCCGGACATCACGTATTGATTCACTGGTAATGCTGACCACGAAAGAAGGACGGAAGATCCGTGTGACCGCATCATGTTTCACCATTTCCCGTGCAGACATGAGCCAGGCAAAGGCAATCCGGTCAACAATCACCCAGTATCTCATTGCAAAGTCATCTTCCATGACCTACGAACAGTTCGTTCGTGACATGGTCCTTGGAGAACTCTCACGTGAGATATTCAAGATTGTAAAGAAGATTTATCCGACACGCCGTGTTGAGATCATCAAATCAAAAGGTGAAGAGAAGGCAACCGGTAAAGCCCGTGTAGTGGTGGAAGAACCGGTAGCAGAAGCTGAACCGGTAGCTGAAACTGAGCAGGTTACCGAAGAGGAGACCACAGCTGATTCTGAAGTTCCTGCAGAAGATGTGCAGGAAGAAGAGAACTAA
- a CDS encoding KEOPS complex subunit Pcc1, which translates to MTMRIEGSVCTPHADAECVAEALSSDNLTNMKTTATDGMVRTDIRTDRLRSLVASVDDYLMNLAIAEEMCTYVSH; encoded by the coding sequence ATGACGATGCGTATTGAAGGCAGTGTGTGCACACCACATGCAGACGCTGAATGTGTGGCGGAGGCCCTGTCATCTGACAATCTAACGAATATGAAGACAACTGCAACGGATGGTATGGTCAGAACTGATATCCGGACAGACCGGTTACGCTCGCTCGTTGCATCGGTAGATGATTATCTTATGAATCTTGCAATAGCGGAGGAGATGTGCACGTACGTCTCACATTAG
- a CDS encoding DHH family phosphoesterase yields MSIESAAAHLAENLREKEYVEIYGHHDADGIAAASIMVHALIREEIQVRLRILPRICPDDISSGNATVLCDFGSGISDLSDDVMVIDHHVPRFEGEFHVNPRLEGIDGESELSASGAAYTVAQHIGDNRDLAGLALIGMIGDHQTIQGHNQDIVNEGMANSFITPGKGIPLFGRDLHEKLYTALHPMSYGIAGEDETVRSLIDSCTVRNEVDMGRLLSDVILKISPYHNARSMTSLWGDTWHLERGSVKDAHSMAGILDGCGKSGRGILGAALCLRSHEHLDDAWEMARAYRLRVIDAARNAHPVNENPFVYEIADADAVSGVADAFSFDGLMNHPVAVMAPFDEWYSVSARCPQGVEKDLAAILSVLAGECGGSGGGHHSRGGAKIPRDKMECFISGFQEACA; encoded by the coding sequence ATGTCTATCGAATCCGCTGCTGCTCATCTCGCAGAAAACCTTCGTGAGAAGGAATATGTCGAGATTTACGGGCACCATGATGCTGACGGGATTGCAGCCGCATCCATAATGGTTCATGCCCTCATCCGTGAGGAGATCCAGGTACGGCTGCGTATCCTCCCACGCATCTGTCCCGATGATATCAGCAGCGGAAACGCCACTGTTCTGTGTGATTTTGGTTCCGGCATCTCTGATCTTTCTGATGATGTCATGGTCATCGACCATCATGTACCCCGGTTTGAGGGAGAATTTCATGTAAACCCCCGTCTGGAAGGCATAGATGGGGAATCTGAACTCTCTGCCTCGGGTGCTGCATATACTGTGGCACAACACATCGGGGATAATCGTGATCTGGCGGGTCTGGCACTCATCGGAATGATTGGAGACCATCAGACGATTCAGGGACATAATCAGGATATTGTGAATGAAGGGATGGCAAATAGTTTCATCACTCCCGGAAAGGGGATACCTCTTTTCGGGCGTGATCTTCACGAAAAACTGTACACTGCCCTGCATCCCATGTCGTATGGTATCGCAGGCGAGGATGAGACTGTCCGGTCCCTGATTGATTCATGCACTGTCCGCAATGAAGTTGACATGGGTCGCCTCCTGTCAGACGTTATTCTGAAGATATCTCCATATCACAATGCCCGTTCGATGACCTCACTCTGGGGTGATACCTGGCATCTTGAGCGTGGATCCGTGAAGGACGCACACTCAATGGCAGGTATTCTCGACGGATGTGGAAAATCCGGACGGGGTATTCTTGGCGCAGCCTTGTGTCTTCGCTCCCATGAACATCTTGATGATGCCTGGGAGATGGCACGTGCGTATCGCCTCAGAGTAATTGATGCGGCACGGAATGCACATCCAGTGAATGAAAATCCGTTTGTCTATGAAATTGCTGATGCAGATGCGGTTAGCGGCGTTGCGGATGCATTTTCATTTGACGGACTGATGAATCACCCTGTTGCCGTGATGGCACCCTTCGATGAATGGTATTCTGTTTCTGCACGCTGTCCCCAGGGTGTTGAAAAAGACCTTGCCGCGATTCTGTCGGTGCTGGCAGGAGAATGTGGCGGCAGCGGAGGTGGACATCATTCCCGCGGGGGCGCAAAGATTCCCCGTGATAAGATGGAATGCTTCATATCCGGGTTTCAGGAGGCGTGTGCATGA
- a CDS encoding 30S ribosomal protein S15, which produces MARMHARRRGTSGSVRPYRSEAPEWSNTDSAEIVKIIVELRKTGKSSAEIGLILRDKHGVPSVKLATGKRVEEILAENGVASEIPEDLRNLIIKALGMRKHLSENKKDVHNKRQLQLTEAKVRRLGKYYVKNGKMPAGWTYKPDTAEFLLSR; this is translated from the coding sequence GTGGCACGAATGCATGCACGGCGGCGGGGCACATCTGGCTCAGTACGTCCGTACCGCTCCGAAGCACCGGAGTGGTCAAATACAGACAGCGCAGAGATTGTGAAAATTATTGTGGAACTCAGGAAGACCGGAAAGTCTTCTGCGGAAATTGGCCTTATCCTTCGTGATAAACATGGCGTTCCATCCGTAAAACTTGCAACCGGCAAGAGAGTCGAAGAGATTCTTGCAGAAAACGGTGTTGCATCTGAGATCCCTGAAGATCTTCGCAATCTTATTATCAAAGCGCTTGGGATGCGCAAGCATCTGAGTGAGAATAAAAAAGATGTCCACAACAAGCGTCAGCTTCAGCTCACTGAAGCAAAAGTACGCAGACTTGGCAAATACTACGTGAAGAACGGAAAAATGCCGGCAGGATGGACATACAAACCCGATACCGCAGAATTCCTGCTTTCAAGATAA
- a CDS encoding DMT family transporter, with product MIAKNRLPVIYALLAAALFGSSAPAAKILLTEISPVTLGALFYLGSGFGLVAYLWLDRLLGGDRHSIEAAVTRSDIPSVIGIVLFGGILAPMILMVSLQYTPSATASLLLNFEPVATTIIAVLFFHEAVGRRIYTALGLITASCVILSYDPSAAWGISIAALGILLACTCWALDNNISRNVAAKDPVPIVAIKGAIAGIVMALIAFILGETMPSPSLAIITMVVGFFSYGGITSVFFFWALRGIGTARAGAILAVSPFFGVLISLLVFPDPLSPEFYIALPVMGVGAYLLMTEHHSHMHTHPAIFHEHRHDHDDLHHDHIHMGFEPSLSSSGEHCHPHQHEELIHEHPHKPDIHHRHSHK from the coding sequence ATGATTGCGAAAAACAGGCTTCCGGTGATATATGCCCTGCTTGCAGCGGCGCTTTTTGGCTCGTCAGCACCTGCTGCAAAGATACTTCTTACAGAAATATCTCCTGTCACTCTTGGTGCACTGTTTTATCTAGGGAGTGGGTTTGGGCTCGTAGCCTACCTGTGGCTTGATCGGCTGTTGGGGGGAGACCGCCATTCTATAGAAGCAGCTGTGACGCGTTCTGACATTCCTTCTGTTATAGGAATTGTTCTTTTTGGTGGGATACTCGCACCGATGATACTCATGGTGTCACTGCAGTACACCCCGTCAGCGACGGCCTCTCTCCTGTTGAACTTTGAACCGGTGGCAACGACCATTATTGCAGTACTGTTTTTTCATGAAGCAGTCGGCAGACGGATCTATACTGCACTCGGGCTGATTACGGCATCATGTGTTATTTTGTCCTATGACCCATCGGCCGCATGGGGTATTTCCATAGCCGCACTGGGTATCCTTCTGGCATGTACATGCTGGGCGCTTGACAACAATATCTCACGTAATGTTGCGGCAAAGGACCCGGTTCCGATTGTTGCCATAAAAGGGGCCATTGCAGGCATTGTAATGGCATTGATTGCGTTTATTCTCGGTGAAACAATGCCCTCCCCCTCTCTTGCAATCATTACAATGGTTGTTGGGTTCTTTAGTTACGGAGGGATTACCAGTGTGTTCTTCTTCTGGGCACTCAGGGGAATTGGTACGGCACGTGCAGGTGCGATTTTGGCTGTTTCACCGTTCTTTGGCGTGTTGATATCGTTGCTGGTTTTCCCCGATCCCCTTTCCCCGGAATTCTATATTGCGCTGCCGGTGATGGGTGTCGGTGCCTACCTCCTGATGACGGAACATCATTCTCATATGCACACTCATCCGGCGATATTTCATGAACATCGTCATGATCATGATGACCTGCATCACGATCATATTCATATGGGATTTGAGCCATCGCTGTCATCATCAGGTGAACACTGTCATCCACACCAGCATGAAGAGTTGATCCATGAACATCCGCATAAGCCGGACATCCATCACAGGCATTCGCATAAGTGA
- a CDS encoding ABC transporter substrate-binding protein: protein MNKRLLSVFVICMALLCVAFAGCTSSEAATGDGQGGVGEKSVYSVGIDVPYPPFSKMDTDGNPTGFDVDSIRWIAENQGFEVKFEVVAWDGIIPALQAGQIDMVYSGMTITDERLEKVNFSIPYWTVNQMVVVVPGSGVTIDDIKEGNAIIGTQSGCTAAIWMEENLIDTGIMAKENLKVYPDTTKAVDDLTTGRIDAVMYDDLSLKDIIGGRDVENIGSIETNEEFGIAVRKDDTELLNKLNAGLTNLMADPYWEELKVQYDMVV, encoded by the coding sequence ATGAACAAAAGATTACTTTCCGTGTTTGTAATCTGCATGGCATTGTTGTGTGTGGCATTTGCAGGATGTACAAGTTCAGAAGCGGCTACGGGTGATGGACAGGGTGGAGTAGGAGAAAAGAGCGTATACTCTGTGGGAATAGATGTACCATATCCTCCGTTCTCCAAGATGGACACCGACGGCAACCCAACCGGATTCGATGTTGATTCCATTCGGTGGATTGCAGAAAATCAGGGTTTTGAGGTAAAGTTCGAGGTCGTTGCATGGGATGGTATCATTCCTGCACTTCAGGCCGGTCAGATTGATATGGTATACTCAGGTATGACCATTACCGATGAGCGCCTTGAAAAAGTCAATTTCAGTATCCCATACTGGACAGTAAACCAGATGGTTGTTGTTGTGCCCGGGTCCGGTGTCACCATTGATGACATAAAGGAAGGAAACGCCATCATCGGTACCCAGAGCGGATGTACTGCAGCAATCTGGATGGAAGAGAACCTGATTGATACCGGCATTATGGCAAAGGAAAACCTGAAAGTTTATCCTGACACGACAAAAGCGGTTGACGATCTGACGACCGGAAGAATCGACGCTGTCATGTATGATGATCTCTCACTGAAAGACATTATTGGAGGCCGTGATGTAGAAAATATTGGTTCTATTGAGACCAATGAAGAGTTTGGTATTGCCGTCCGGAAAGATGACACTGAACTGCTCAATAAACTGAACGCCGGTCTTACAAACCTGATGGCTGATCCCTACTGGGAAGAGCTGAAGGTTCAGTACGACATGGTTGTATAA
- a CDS encoding DUF5612 domain-containing protein, translating into MNKTGIPYALSILSENRHGVLRDVSRVMAHHGANILTTQQSIISSGEKKGLSTLYFEFEEVEDIESLITELTEIPEILFVERHQPFSEIYGKRVIILGGGAQVAQVALGAVNEADRHNIRGERISVDTIPLVGENDLAAAAEAVSRLPRASVLVLAGSLMGGKISESVITIQKLGVPVISLSMAGSVPDYADLVVTDPIQAGVFAVMHISSKAVFDIYRVRGRKF; encoded by the coding sequence ATGAATAAAACTGGCATCCCATATGCTCTGAGCATCCTGTCCGAAAATCGCCATGGGGTATTGCGCGACGTTTCCCGTGTTATGGCACATCACGGTGCAAATATCCTGACAACCCAGCAGTCGATCATATCGTCAGGAGAAAAGAAAGGCCTCTCGACACTCTATTTTGAATTTGAGGAAGTTGAAGATATCGAGTCTTTGATAACAGAACTAACAGAGATACCAGAGATCCTCTTTGTTGAAAGACACCAGCCATTTTCTGAAATATATGGAAAACGGGTCATCATACTGGGTGGCGGCGCACAGGTTGCACAGGTTGCGCTTGGTGCGGTAAATGAAGCCGACCGGCATAATATCAGAGGAGAACGGATATCTGTGGATACTATTCCCCTTGTCGGCGAAAACGATCTTGCTGCAGCGGCTGAAGCCGTCTCCCGACTCCCCCGCGCCTCAGTGCTTGTGCTCGCGGGGAGTCTCATGGGGGGAAAGATCAGCGAATCTGTCATCACCATTCAAAAATTAGGCGTTCCGGTTATTTCTCTTTCCATGGCCGGAAGCGTCCCCGACTACGCGGATCTTGTGGTAACCGATCCAATCCAGGCAGGAGTATTTGCCGTTATGCATATTAGTTCAAAAGCAGTGTTTGATATCTATCGTGTACGGGGGAGGAAATTCTAG